AGAAGATTGCAACTAGAAATCATATTTTTTACATGGAACCAAATTTAACTCATTACTTACCGACAAGCTTTCCATTCACAAATGCGTAGAGTTCATGGCCAGTTGTGTTCACGTATAGCACGTAGCTCCCCTCCCCCTTGTGTTCAAGGCTGAATTTGATCGACGTTTAGAATTCAGCAGCACACTTGATAAATTACACTAATGTACTAAATTTTCAATACATAAATTTTGATAGAATTATTTTTTGGGCTAGTACCTTGTTCTATACCACAAATAATCGCTCTGGTCGGTTGTCGTCACGATCTGCTCCAAAAGCTCATTCTTTCTAAAGTTGCCCTTTTCATCGGTCATGAAGGGCCTCAAGTTCTCTGGCATCCATGACCATTTGAAGTGCTCTGTTTGCTGCTCCACCATGCTTGTCTTGTTTACCATCACAGTCGTCTGCGTCTTGATCTAATGGTACCAAGgttagagcaggaaaaaaataGGTCAGAATTGACAAATAATTTACAATAGAAATTCAGTTATATTGTAGGTCATGAGGTCTAAAATGATCAAATTAATTTATTCAACGGTAAGAGGAAAAAATACCTTTGCGCTATTAAAGGCAACAGTCTTGCAATTCGGTAAGATGCTAACAGACCAAGCAGGCAAGAAGTGAGTGGTTCCATCAAGAGTAACATTGACATCCCTATCATCAAACCGGTTGTTGATGAAACAAGCAGAGGTGGCATTTAAGGTGTACTTGGTGACCTGCAATGCCCAAATTATAGTGTCGTGGCATCAGACTAATTGTGTGAATTTCCCAAGAATAAGGTATTCTAGCTTGGAATTATCATAAATATGATAAATGCTTTTACTTTGGGTTAAAGCCATTCATGCATTAACATTAAAACATATTTTAAACTTGATGAAATTTAACTTCAACTTCCACAATATAGAGAATATGTTGTGTTACATTACTGGCCCTGCAGGCGCATAGGTTCAAGACTCGTGATACGAAGTTTGATAACATTTCAAATACAAAAGAATGGCATGATATGGATCTCACCGTGACATTATCACCGTAATTGGTGTCAATGTAATCTCCATGGAGAAGAATCTTCTCCATAGACATGAGCACAGAGTGGAGCTCCTTCAAGTGGCCATATTTAGGCTGCCTAAGATTACCTAGTGATCAAAAGGCAGGCGATTTGAAAGATCAGAACAAGATCGCAAAATTAGTGCAGTGCTCATCATATCgtatatagataaaataaattgCTAGATATATCTTGTGTGAAATGGACCCACCATACTCATCCAAGGGAGCATCATAATCATAGCTTGTTGTAATATATGGGCCTCCTGCAGTGCGGCCAAAGTTGGTACCACCATGGTACTGCGATAAAATGGAAATGGAAAGTTTAATTTTTATTCATCAGGGAATAAGCAACAAGAATCTAAAGGGCAGCATACCATGTAGTAGTTCTGTAGTGAACCACGCATCTGGAAGAACATCGCAACTGCAAAAGCAATGTCTTCAGTAGGCCTACGAAATTCGGGCTGATCCCAATCTCTGTACCTAATGACATATatattattacaaatttaaCATACACATTAATCCATACCACAGCAGAAAATTATtctgtaaattaaaaaaacacatgtaTTAATGATGGAAGAAAATTTTATATTACCAGCCAGTCCAGTTCTCTGTCCACATTTTAGGGATGCTTGTCCTGTTTGAAAACCACTCATGGCAATAGAATCCATTACAGGTGTTGACCTAAATTTGTCAGAAAAATGATGACATGCATTTCATTCAACCAAACAATGCAATAATAAACTTAAATATAGAATATTTTGAATTGCAATCGAATTGAATCTCTTGCTTACCACATTCGGTGGCACATCATTGTCTTGCTGGCACATGATCCATGGGACCCCAACATTCTGCTTATTTGCCATGTCCGCACACCAGTGGATGTATTCGTGCGCAGACTGGATATTTTCCGGTTGCAACATGGTATAACCATACTCATTCTCAATCTATATGTAAAGATCCAAACATGCATTGGTATTTGCATTAGAGAGCACAGTTAGGGATTCAAATGGTAAAATCGGGTCATATTGGCCCCAAAATTCTGAATTGTAGTACAGTACCTGAGCAAGGATGATTGGGCCTCCTTGCCCCGCGAACATGTTTGCATCCTTCATCTTCTTAACTATAAGTGTAGTGAAGGCCTCCATTCCATTCTGTTTAATGGAAACACCACAATTGCTCATAATTCTTCTTGATGTAAAGATCTATGAATTATTCACTGTGAATTAAATTTGTTCTTGTTGTCCATTACCTCAAAAGGCTTGTTATGCAGCCTAAACTTTATTCCAGGGATATCACGCAACCAAACGGGAAGACCTCTACATATCAGAAAAATGATTAGAATAAATAATGACTAGCAATATTTGATTTTTGCTAGCTAAATAGTTTTCAGTTTCACAAGCACACGATCGTGTCCAAATAGAGCATAGGCATGTACCCGTAGTTCCATTCACCACAGATGTATGGGCCGATACGAAGAATAGCGTACATTCCGGCGTTTTGGATCTCCTTGAAGAACCTAACGACATCGTAGTTCCCCTCAAAGTTGAACTGCAGATCGAGAGAATTATGGCTTAAGCAATAATATAATAGTAGCAGAACACCTACGTGGTTATACATATGCGGATGTCGTATATGCATATGCATTATGCAAGGTGGTGATTCACTTTTATGTTATTAACTGAAGGCTTTCCTAGAATCCCCTTTCTTAGGTCTAAGAATAGTACGTCTTCTTTGAATTGTGATATTAAATAAAAAACGACAGATGTTTTCTCAcaataaccaaaaaaaaaagtcataatGGCCTGATGGAGCGACTATGTATAATCTACACATGCTAGTTAGAAAAAACCATAAATCATCGAGAGTTGAGGTAATAAGAAAGAGGAAATCGTATTAGTTC
Above is a window of Oryza sativa Japonica Group chromosome 10, ASM3414082v1 DNA encoding:
- the LOC9266387 gene encoding beta-galactosidase 14-like is translated as MAKAMCSLGACLAVMLVVLAAAVAGVGCSIVSYDGRSLILDGERRIVISGSIHYPRSTPEMWPDLIKKAKEGGLNAIETYVFWNGHEPRRREFNFEGNYDVVRFFKEIQNAGMYAILRIGPYICGEWNYGGLPVWLRDIPGIKFRLHNKPFENGMEAFTTLIVKKMKDANMFAGQGGPIILAQIENEYGYTMLQPENIQSAHEYIHWCADMANKQNVGVPWIMCQQDNDVPPNVVNTCNGFYCHEWFSNRTSIPKMWTENWTGWYRDWDQPEFRRPTEDIAFAVAMFFQMRGSLQNYYMYHGGTNFGRTAGGPYITTSYDYDAPLDEYGNLRQPKYGHLKELHSVLMSMEKILLHGDYIDTNYGDNVTVTKYTLNATSACFINNRFDDRDVNVTLDGTTHFLPAWSVSILPNCKTVAFNSAKIKTQTTVMVNKTSMVEQQTEHFKWSWMPENLRPFMTDEKGNFRKNELLEQIVTTTDQSDYLWYRTSLEHKGEGSYVLYVNTTGHELYAFVNGKLVGQQYSPNENFTFQLKSPVKLHDGKNYISLLSGTVGLRNYGGSFELLPAGIVGGPVKLIDSSGSAIDLSNNSWSYKAGLAGEYRKIYLDKPGNKWRSHNSTIPINRPFTWYKTTFQAPAGEDSVVVDLHGLNKGVAWVNGNSLGRYWPSYVAADMPGCHHCDYRGVFKAEVEAQKCLTGCGEPSQQLYHVPRSFLNKGEPNTLILFEEAGGDPSEVAVRTVVEGSVCASAEVGDTVTLSCGAHGRTISSVDVASFGVARGRCGSYDGGCESKVAYDAFAAACVGKESCTVLVTDAFANAGCVSGVLTVQATC